One segment of Macrotis lagotis isolate mMagLag1 chromosome 1, bilby.v1.9.chrom.fasta, whole genome shotgun sequence DNA contains the following:
- the MSANTD4 gene encoding myb/SANT-like DNA-binding domain-containing protein 4 translates to MKQLKRKRKSNFSVQETQTLLKEIRKRKDVIFSKQLNTTINEMKRKAWEEIAECVNAVGEGEQRTGAEVKRRYLDWRALMKRRWLKANMKLVESGIPLSSPDFNDSLTEELDEKILFLSESNLDWQNTADFKVADGSLTEIKEEEEEEEEKGPQHFEFEMVEEEEMLSSVVPDSKRENELDHFPHIKEFGTLSSIQSQSAYDDSYLLINLEKQKLEIEKQRLDIEAERLQIEKERLQIEKERLWHLDMEHERLQVEKERLQIEREKLRLQVVHLEKPAPENDLGQAEKNILQPLDLETEKLKLEKERLQLEKDRLQFLKFESEKLQIEKERLQIEKERLHIQREGHLK, encoded by the exons atgaagcagttgaaaagaaaaaggaaaagcaatttTAGTGTTCAAGAAACTCAGACCCttttgaaagaaattagaaagagGAAAGATGTCATATTTTCCAAGCAGCTTAATACAACCATTAATGAGATGAAACGAAAGGCTTGGGAGGAGATTGCTGAATGTGTGAATGCTGTGGGGGAAGGAGAACAAAGAACTGGGGCTGAGGTGAAAAGACGCTACCTTGACTGGCGAGCCCTTATGAAGAGGAGATGGTTGAAGGCAAACATGAAGCTGGTAGAATCTGGCATCCCCCTTTCTTCACCAGACTTCAATGACTCTCTCACTGAAGAGTTGGATGAAAAGATTTTGTTTCTAAGTGAGTCAAATTTGGACTGGCAAAATACAGCTGATTTCAAAGTAGCAGATGGCTCTTTGACAGAAatcaaagaggaggaggaggaagaggaagagaagggtcCACAACATTTTGAA TTTGAAATggtggaggaggaagaaatgTTATCCTCTGTGGTGCCAGATTCCAAGAGGGAAAACGAACTTGATCATTTCCCCCACATCAAAGAGTTTGGTACACTCTCCTCCATACAGTCTCAGTCTGCTTATGATGATTCTTACTTACTCATAAACTTGGAGAAACAGAAGCTGGAGATAGAAAAACAGCGGCTGGATATAGAGGCTGAAAGACTGCAGATCGAGAAAGAGCGCTTACAGATTGAGAAGGAGCGCCTGTGGCACCTGGACATGGAGCATGAGAGACTGCAGGTGGAGAAGGAGCGGCTCCAGATCGAAAGAGAAAAGTTGAGGTTACAGGTTGTCCACTTGGAGAAACCTGCTCCAGAGAATGATCTTGGCCAGGCAGAAAAAAACATTCTGCAGCCCCTGGATTTAGAGACTGAGAAATTGAAACTTGAGAAAGAACGCTTGCAACTAGAAAAAGACAGGT